A window of Acinetobacter sp. TR3 contains these coding sequences:
- a CDS encoding bacteriohemerythrin: protein MGMKWSTEYNTGIEVIDDQHRRILDYINEIADLKYSHDRVKMKSVLDNIIDYTQSHFTFEESLQEEANYKYRVPHKRVHDLFIKKIETYRERFELGHEIDKELHEALSKWLINHIRHDDADYVGAVRENMVGIIKENEKKKGKNWFSRFFA, encoded by the coding sequence ATGGGCATGAAATGGTCTACCGAATATAATACAGGAATAGAGGTAATCGATGATCAACATCGACGTATTCTGGATTATATTAATGAAATCGCTGATTTAAAATATTCCCATGATCGTGTCAAAATGAAGAGTGTATTAGACAATATTATTGATTATACACAGTCGCATTTTACCTTTGAAGAAAGCTTGCAAGAAGAAGCAAATTATAAATATCGTGTGCCACATAAACGTGTGCATGATTTATTTATCAAAAAGATAGAGACTTATCGTGAACGTTTTGAATTAGGGCATGAAATTGATAAAGAATTGCATGAAGCACTTTCAAAATGGTTAATCAATCATATTCGGCATGATGATGCTGATTATGTAGGTGCTGTTAGAGAAAATATGGTTGGCATTATTAAAGAAAATGAAAAGAAAAAAGGCAAGAATTGGTTTTCTCGGTTCTTTGCTTGA
- a CDS encoding RnfH family protein, with product MEQKQVWVAFATPEQQFMIAVPFNEGMTAQQAIDASGLAEQIKLPEILNLGVFGSKIEIDTVLQVGDRVEIYRPLTINPKDIRRKRAAKNPVGRFIKGNRFRPSTS from the coding sequence ATGGAACAGAAACAAGTTTGGGTTGCATTTGCGACACCTGAACAGCAATTTATGATTGCCGTTCCATTCAATGAAGGAATGACTGCACAACAAGCGATTGATGCAAGTGGTTTAGCAGAGCAGATAAAACTTCCAGAGATTTTAAATCTTGGGGTATTTGGTAGTAAGATTGAGATAGATACTGTTTTGCAAGTGGGTGATCGAGTAGAGATTTATCGTCCATTGACGATTAATCCTAAAGATATTCGACGCAAGCGTGCCGCAAAGAACCCTGTTGGGCGTTTTATTAAGGGTAATCGTTTTAGACCATCAACTTCATAA
- a CDS encoding outer membrane protein assembly factor BamE, translated as MQKIMLALFVTSVLSGCSVFGVYKVDIPQGTPLTKAQASQVQVGMSFQQVRFLLGSPTVTDPLNPQRWDYIYNYTPGTYAKKAKIPAVRGQHLKVYFDANGNVERLEGLDTIPESQPGLPASKEAILTAPPL; from the coding sequence ATGCAAAAAATCATGCTGGCGTTATTCGTCACTTCAGTACTTAGCGGTTGTTCAGTCTTTGGTGTTTATAAAGTCGATATTCCACAGGGAACACCATTAACTAAAGCACAAGCATCACAAGTACAAGTCGGCATGAGCTTTCAGCAAGTCCGTTTCTTACTGGGTAGTCCAACTGTTACAGATCCATTAAATCCACAACGTTGGGACTATATCTACAACTACACCCCAGGGACTTATGCGAAAAAAGCAAAAATACCAGCAGTGCGTGGTCAACACTTAAAAGTTTATTTCGATGCGAATGGTAATGTAGAACGTCTAGAAGGTTTAGATACGATTCCCGAATCACAACCTGGTTTACCAGCATCAAAAGAAGCGATTCTGACTGCGCCACCACTATAA
- the fur gene encoding ferric iron uptake transcriptional regulator has protein sequence MPISNQDLRKAGLKVTLPRIKILELLENSKQHHLSAEDIYKTLLEQGEDVGLATVYRVLTQFEAAGIIQRHHFENNHSVFEIMQEDHHDHLVCLNCNKVVEFTNDIIEKEQHAVADQHNFALTGHSLNLYGYCSDSECQDAYRKK, from the coding sequence ATGCCTATTTCCAATCAAGACTTACGCAAAGCTGGACTTAAAGTCACCCTTCCTCGTATTAAGATTTTGGAATTGTTAGAAAATTCAAAACAACATCATTTAAGTGCTGAAGATATTTATAAAACTTTGCTTGAACAAGGTGAAGATGTTGGTTTAGCAACCGTTTACCGAGTGTTAACACAATTTGAAGCGGCTGGCATTATCCAACGTCATCATTTTGAAAATAATCATTCAGTTTTTGAAATCATGCAAGAAGATCATCATGATCACCTTGTTTGCTTAAATTGCAACAAAGTTGTTGAATTTACGAATGATATTATTGAGAAAGAGCAGCATGCTGTTGCAGATCAGCATAATTTTGCCTTAACAGGTCATTCATTAAACTTATACGGTTATTGTAGTGATTCTGAATGCCAAGATGCTTATCGTAAAAAATGA
- a CDS encoding PilT/PilU family type 4a pilus ATPase, protein MDFNDLLNLMIQQSASDLFVTADVEPSMKINGQIVPVSKSKLSGEVVGQLLHSIMSDKQRKEFAETRECNFAIVNREKTARFRVSAFQQRDMPGMVLRRIETVIPTMDELKLPSVLKELAMTKRGIIIFVGATGTGKSTSLASMIGYRNQNSKGHIITIEDPIEFVHQHAGCIVTQREVGIDTDSFEVALKNTLRQAPDVILIGEIRSRETMDYAIAFAETGHLVLATLHANNANQALDRIVHFFEADRHPQLHMDLSLNLKAMVAQQLIPTPDGNSRRAAIEILINTPLLADYIRKGEVHEIKDLMKRSRELGMQTFDQALFDLYKAGEITYKDALKHADSPNDLRLTIKLSEEGTDQLLSASRNITFDGQ, encoded by the coding sequence ATGGACTTTAATGATTTACTCAATTTAATGATTCAACAAAGTGCATCTGATTTATTTGTCACTGCAGATGTTGAACCATCAATGAAGATCAACGGTCAAATTGTGCCTGTTTCAAAGTCTAAACTCTCAGGTGAAGTCGTTGGTCAGTTACTTCATTCAATTATGTCAGATAAGCAGCGTAAAGAATTTGCTGAAACAAGAGAGTGTAATTTTGCGATCGTCAATCGTGAGAAAACAGCCCGTTTCCGTGTAAGCGCCTTTCAACAACGTGATATGCCTGGAATGGTTTTACGTCGTATTGAAACTGTTATTCCAACCATGGATGAACTCAAGCTCCCTAGCGTGCTGAAAGAACTCGCCATGACCAAACGCGGTATCATTATCTTTGTAGGCGCAACAGGTACAGGTAAATCAACCTCATTAGCTTCGATGATTGGTTACCGTAACCAAAATTCAAAGGGTCATATTATTACCATTGAAGACCCAATTGAATTCGTACATCAACATGCGGGTTGTATTGTCACTCAACGTGAAGTCGGGATTGATACAGATTCATTTGAAGTCGCATTAAAAAATACGCTTCGCCAAGCACCTGATGTGATCTTGATTGGTGAGATTCGTTCTCGAGAAACCATGGACTATGCGATTGCTTTTGCGGAAACAGGTCACTTAGTACTTGCAACACTACACGCAAATAATGCGAACCAAGCACTAGATCGCATTGTCCACTTCTTTGAAGCAGATCGTCATCCTCAATTGCATATGGATTTATCACTTAATCTCAAGGCGATGGTTGCTCAACAGTTGATCCCAACGCCAGATGGTAATTCACGTCGCGCAGCAATTGAGATTCTGATTAATACACCACTTTTGGCAGACTACATACGCAAAGGTGAAGTACACGAAATCAAAGATCTCATGAAGCGTTCTCGAGAATTGGGGATGCAGACTTTTGACCAAGCATTATTTGATTTATACAAAGCAGGTGAAATTACGTATAAAGATGCACTGAAGCATGCTGACTCGCCAAATGACTTACGTCTCACAATTAAACTTTCAGAAGAAGGTACAGATCAGTTATTGAGTGCGAGCCGAAATATTACCTTTGATGGTCAATAA
- a CDS encoding type IV pilus twitching motility protein PilT, with product MDITELLAFAVKNGASDLHLSSGMPPMIRVDGEVRRINLPALEHKDVHRLVYDIMNDKQRRDYEEDLETDFSFEVPNIARFRVNAFNQNRGAGAVFRTIPSKVLTMEDLGLGSIFKEICDYPRGIVLVTGPTGSGKSTTLAAMIDYINENRYDHILTVEDPIEFVHQSKKCLINQREVHRDTHGFNEALRSALREDPDIILVGEMRDLETIRLALTAAETGHLVFGTLHTTSAAKTIDRVIDVFPAEEKDMVRAMLSESLQAVISQTLLKKNGGGRVAAHEIMIGIPAIRNLVRENKVAQMYSAIQTGANYGMTTLDQSLKTLVSKGVISPQVARTVAKQPESFL from the coding sequence ATGGATATTACAGAATTACTAGCATTTGCAGTTAAAAACGGTGCTTCAGACTTACATCTTTCATCAGGTATGCCACCAATGATTCGTGTAGATGGTGAAGTCCGTCGTATTAATTTACCAGCACTAGAACATAAAGATGTACACCGCTTAGTGTATGACATCATGAATGATAAACAACGTCGTGATTATGAAGAAGATCTAGAAACTGACTTTTCATTTGAAGTGCCTAATATTGCACGTTTCCGTGTGAACGCATTTAACCAAAACCGTGGCGCTGGCGCGGTATTCCGTACCATTCCATCTAAAGTTTTAACCATGGAAGACCTTGGTTTAGGTTCAATTTTTAAAGAAATTTGTGATTATCCACGGGGTATCGTTTTGGTCACAGGACCTACGGGTTCTGGTAAATCAACGACGCTCGCTGCGATGATCGACTATATCAACGAAAACCGCTATGACCACATTTTAACGGTTGAAGACCCAATCGAATTTGTACACCAATCTAAAAAATGCCTGATCAACCAGCGTGAAGTGCACCGTGATACACATGGCTTCAATGAAGCACTGCGTTCAGCACTGCGTGAAGACCCTGACATTATCCTTGTGGGTGAGATGCGTGATTTGGAAACCATTCGTCTGGCATTGACTGCTGCGGAAACGGGTCACTTGGTTTTTGGTACACTGCATACGACCTCTGCAGCGAAAACAATTGACCGTGTCATCGACGTATTCCCTGCCGAAGAAAAAGATATGGTTCGTGCCATGCTTTCTGAATCACTACAAGCCGTTATTTCACAAACATTATTGAAGAAAAATGGCGGTGGTCGTGTTGCAGCACATGAAATCATGATTGGAATTCCAGCAATTCGTAACCTTGTACGTGAAAATAAAGTAGCTCAGATGTATTCTGCCATCCAAACGGGTGCAAACTACGGTATGACTACACTTGATCAAAGTCTTAAGACCTTGGTTTCAAAAGGTGTTATTAGTCCTCAAGTTGCCCGTACCGTAGCAAAACAACCTGAGTCATTCCTATAA
- a CDS encoding YggS family pyridoxal phosphate-dependent enzyme, with protein MNKSEQFRQSVLNQIEQACQQVKRDPSTVQLLAVSKTHPSQTLREMYTVGQRCFGENYLQEALTKIDELQDLDIEWHFIGHVQRNKTKHLAETFDWVHGVDRFIIAERLSKQRLENQKPLNICIQVNIDGQNSKDGCQPNEVLELVHQISQLPNIRLRGLMVIPAPENHAAFADAKVLFEQVKAQHAQPQDWDTLSMGMSADLEAAIAAGSTMVRVGTALFGARDYSNIS; from the coding sequence ATGAATAAATCTGAGCAATTCCGTCAATCTGTTTTAAATCAAATAGAGCAAGCTTGCCAGCAGGTGAAACGTGATCCTTCGACTGTACAATTGTTGGCTGTTTCAAAGACTCATCCGAGCCAAACCTTACGAGAAATGTATACTGTTGGTCAGCGTTGTTTTGGTGAAAATTATTTGCAAGAAGCCTTGACTAAAATTGATGAATTACAAGATTTAGATATTGAATGGCATTTTATTGGTCATGTACAACGCAATAAAACCAAGCATTTAGCAGAAACATTTGATTGGGTGCATGGAGTCGATCGCTTCATTATTGCAGAACGTTTATCCAAGCAACGTTTAGAAAATCAAAAACCGTTAAATATCTGTATTCAGGTAAATATTGATGGGCAAAATTCTAAAGATGGTTGCCAACCAAATGAGGTTTTAGAATTGGTTCACCAAATCAGTCAGCTTCCAAATATCCGTTTGCGTGGATTGATGGTGATTCCAGCACCTGAAAATCATGCCGCATTTGCTGATGCTAAAGTGCTATTTGAGCAAGTGAAAGCTCAACATGCACAGCCGCAAGACTGGGATACATTAAGTATGGGCATGTCTGCCGATCTCGAAGCTGCGATTGCAGCAGGTTCAACCATGGTTAGAGTAGGCACAGCATTGTTTGGTGCACGGGATTATTCAAATATTTCATAA